In Acidimicrobiia bacterium, a single window of DNA contains:
- a CDS encoding AbrB/MazE/SpoVT family DNA-binding domain-containing protein: MVRKIDDLGRIVVPAETRRLFHIREGDELAISVEDDSIILRKLEATCVFDGSTVDVKSFKGRGLCARCRAEISSS, from the coding sequence ATGGTCCGAAAGATCGACGACCTCGGGAGGATCGTGGTGCCTGCCGAAACGCGCCGCCTCTTTCACATCCGGGAGGGTGACGAGCTGGCCATCTCGGTCGAGGACGATTCGATCATCCTCCGCAAGCTCGAAGCGACGTGTGTCTTCGACGGTTCCACGGTCGACGTGAAGAGCTTCAAGGGGCGGGGCCTGTGTGCCCGCTGCCGGGCTGAGATCTCGAGCTCGTAG
- the rsmI gene encoding 16S rRNA (cytidine(1402)-2'-O)-methyltransferase gives MPGRLYVCATPIGNLGDASARLREVLDSVDLIYAEDTRRTGILTRALGIETPLRSYFTGNEAGRAAELRARLEDGADIAIVSDAGMPGIADPGHTAVRAAIDAGAEVTVIPGASAVTTALAGSGLPTERFVFEGFLPRSGAEREERLEEVAIETRTVVVFSATSRVARDLADLAAATGAERQVVVARELTKLYEELWRGTLGDAARRWQEETPRGEFTIVIAPAHPHAPDMAQAIEAVKERMGSGESMADAVRNEAGARGIRRRRLYESVLGSRGPES, from the coding sequence ATGCCAGGCCGCCTCTATGTGTGCGCCACCCCGATCGGCAACCTCGGCGATGCCTCGGCGCGGCTGCGGGAGGTTCTCGACTCCGTGGACCTCATCTACGCAGAGGACACCCGCCGCACTGGGATCCTGACGAGGGCGCTTGGCATCGAAACGCCGCTCCGGTCGTACTTCACCGGTAACGAGGCCGGGCGTGCCGCCGAGCTGAGGGCCCGCCTCGAGGACGGGGCCGACATCGCCATCGTCAGCGACGCCGGCATGCCCGGTATCGCAGACCCGGGCCACACCGCGGTGAGGGCCGCCATCGATGCAGGAGCCGAGGTGACGGTGATCCCCGGCGCGAGCGCCGTGACGACCGCCCTGGCCGGCTCCGGCCTGCCGACCGAACGGTTCGTGTTCGAAGGATTCCTGCCACGAAGCGGGGCGGAGAGAGAAGAGCGCCTCGAGGAGGTGGCGATCGAGACGCGAACCGTCGTCGTCTTCTCGGCCACGTCCCGGGTGGCTCGCGACCTGGCCGACCTGGCCGCCGCCACCGGCGCCGAGCGGCAGGTCGTCGTGGCGAGGGAGCTGACGAAGTTGTACGAGGAGCTGTGGAGGGGCACACTCGGCGACGCCGCTCGCCGCTGGCAGGAGGAGACCCCGCGCGGCGAGTTCACCATCGTGATCGCCCCGGCACATCCGCACGCCCCCGACATGGCGCAGGCAATCGAGGCGGTCAAGGAGCGGATGGGATCCGGCGAGTCGATGGCGGACGCGGTCAGGAACGAAGCAGGCGCCCGCGGGATACGCAGGCGCCGGCTGTACGAGTCGGTGCTCGGCTCGAGAGGCCCGGAGTCCTGA
- the glgC gene encoding glucose-1-phosphate adenylyltransferase, with product MAATPNLIALVLAGGEGKRLYPLTRDRSKPAVPFGGAYRLIDFALSNLVNGGYRRIAVLTQYKSHSLDRHLALTWRMSTMLGNYVTPVPAQMRRGPHWFAGSADAIFQNFNILTDEQPDHVIVFGADHIYRMDPSQMVDHHLETGAGVTVAGIRVPREEATAFGIIAVDAAGKIVSFDEKPADPRPTPDDPDVAYVSMGNYVFDTAVLREVIEEDSNDPDSRHDIGGNIIPRLVDQKVAYVYDFATNDIPGQTERERGYWRDVGTIDSYYQASMDTISVDPIFSFYNLQWPIYTHQPALPPAKFVFDFADRRGVAVESIVGQGVVVSGGTARRSILSKGVRIHSHSAVEDSVLLDDVDVGRGAVVRRAIIDKNVVVPDGAEVGVDLDRDRKRYTVTDSGLVVIGKGDTVEV from the coding sequence GTGGCAGCGACGCCGAACCTCATCGCGCTCGTCCTCGCAGGCGGCGAGGGGAAGCGGCTCTATCCCCTCACACGGGATCGGTCGAAGCCTGCGGTCCCGTTCGGCGGCGCATACCGGCTGATCGACTTCGCGCTCTCGAACCTGGTCAACGGCGGCTACCGCAGGATCGCAGTGCTCACCCAATACAAGAGCCACAGCCTCGACCGGCACCTGGCGTTGACATGGAGGATGTCGACGATGCTGGGCAACTATGTGACGCCCGTCCCCGCCCAGATGCGTCGCGGGCCGCACTGGTTCGCCGGGTCGGCGGACGCCATCTTCCAGAACTTCAACATCCTCACCGACGAGCAACCGGACCACGTGATCGTGTTCGGCGCCGACCACATCTACCGGATGGATCCGAGTCAGATGGTCGACCACCACCTCGAGACGGGAGCCGGAGTAACGGTGGCGGGGATCAGGGTGCCGAGGGAGGAGGCGACGGCGTTCGGTATCATCGCCGTGGACGCCGCAGGGAAGATCGTCTCGTTCGACGAGAAACCGGCCGACCCGCGGCCGACCCCGGACGATCCCGACGTGGCGTACGTGTCGATGGGGAACTACGTGTTCGATACGGCGGTGCTGCGTGAGGTGATCGAGGAGGACTCGAACGACCCTGACTCACGCCACGACATCGGCGGCAACATCATCCCGCGCCTCGTCGACCAGAAGGTCGCATACGTCTATGACTTCGCGACCAACGACATCCCGGGACAGACCGAGAGGGAGCGCGGCTACTGGCGTGACGTCGGGACGATCGACAGCTACTACCAGGCGAGCATGGACACCATCTCGGTCGATCCGATCTTCTCCTTCTACAACCTGCAGTGGCCGATCTACACCCATCAGCCTGCCCTCCCACCGGCGAAGTTCGTCTTCGACTTCGCCGATCGGCGCGGAGTGGCGGTCGAGTCGATCGTCGGCCAGGGAGTCGTGGTCTCGGGGGGGACGGCCAGGCGGTCGATCCTCTCGAAAGGAGTGCGGATCCATTCGCACTCCGCCGTCGAGGACTCGGTTCTCCTCGACGACGTCGACGTCGGTCGGGGGGCAGTCGTCAGGCGGGCCATCATCGACAAGAACGTCGTCGTGCCGGATGGCGCCGAGGTCGGAGTCGACCTCGACCGAGACCGGAAGCGGTACACGGTGACGGACAGCGGGCTCGTTGTCATCGGCAAGGGCGACACCGTCGAGGTGTGA
- the metG gene encoding methionine--tRNA ligase, whose amino-acid sequence METPRKILVAVAWPYAQGPLHLGHLAGAYLSPDIFARYHRAAGNDVLMVSGSDVHGTPITVKAEAEGVTPQEIVDRYHPEFLGYWKTLGIDFDLFTTTGTATHARVAQGFFTKLLDNGHLYRKTVDQFYDEHHGRFLPDRYIEGTCPHCSYPHARGDQCDNCGKTLDPVDLIDPVSKLSGSRPVLRPTEHYYWRLSAFGEPLLKWLGSRHGWRPHVLNFAIGMVEEGLHDRSFTRDLDWGIPIPVDDLGPGKSIYVWWEAVMGYLSAPQEWAELGGDPDAWKAWWEDPEAESYYFVGKDNVPFHAVYWPALLMGHGGLNLPTDVPANHFVTFGGEKASKSRGVGRSLGWYLERFEPDALRYAIGTNLPETNDTDLYDDEMVRSINDELVANWGNLVNRVVSMTHRYFHGVVPERTAPGDEDVALLERLAGAFDEVGGLIEQVKLRAALAVAMGAAQATNAYLSEAEPWQTAKTDLGRTGTTLNVALNAVALIATVLAPFLPFTSRAILQDLGVDVPQAGPLWEPVVIHPGREIAPPHPLFAKIEGGL is encoded by the coding sequence GTGGAAACCCCCCGCAAGATCCTCGTGGCGGTCGCATGGCCGTACGCCCAGGGCCCTCTGCATCTCGGGCACCTCGCCGGCGCCTACCTGTCGCCTGACATCTTCGCCAGGTACCACCGCGCCGCAGGCAACGACGTGCTCATGGTCTCGGGTAGCGACGTCCACGGCACCCCCATCACGGTCAAGGCCGAGGCGGAAGGCGTGACCCCCCAGGAGATCGTCGACCGATACCACCCCGAGTTCCTCGGCTACTGGAAGACGCTCGGCATCGACTTCGACCTCTTCACGACGACGGGCACGGCGACTCACGCCCGGGTGGCGCAGGGCTTCTTCACCAAGCTCCTCGACAACGGGCACCTCTACCGCAAGACGGTCGACCAGTTCTACGACGAGCATCATGGACGCTTTCTCCCGGACCGCTACATCGAGGGCACCTGTCCGCATTGCTCGTACCCTCACGCCCGCGGCGACCAATGCGACAACTGCGGCAAGACCCTCGATCCCGTCGATCTCATCGACCCCGTCAGCAAGCTGTCCGGCTCGCGTCCCGTGCTCCGCCCGACCGAGCACTACTACTGGCGGCTGAGCGCCTTCGGCGAGCCGCTGCTGAAGTGGCTCGGGTCGCGCCACGGATGGCGGCCGCACGTTCTCAACTTCGCCATCGGGATGGTCGAGGAGGGTCTCCACGACCGCTCCTTCACCCGCGACCTCGACTGGGGCATCCCGATCCCCGTCGACGACCTCGGGCCGGGCAAGTCGATCTACGTGTGGTGGGAGGCGGTCATGGGCTACCTCTCTGCTCCGCAGGAGTGGGCGGAGCTTGGCGGTGACCCCGACGCGTGGAAGGCCTGGTGGGAGGATCCCGAAGCCGAGTCGTACTACTTCGTCGGCAAGGACAACGTCCCGTTTCACGCCGTCTACTGGCCGGCGTTGCTGATGGGCCACGGTGGCCTCAACCTGCCGACGGACGTCCCCGCCAACCATTTCGTCACGTTCGGTGGCGAGAAGGCATCGAAGTCGCGGGGAGTCGGGAGGTCGCTCGGCTGGTATCTCGAGCGCTTCGAGCCCGACGCCTTGCGGTATGCGATCGGGACGAACCTCCCGGAGACGAACGACACCGACCTGTACGACGACGAGATGGTCAGGAGCATCAACGACGAGCTCGTCGCCAACTGGGGCAACCTCGTCAACAGGGTCGTATCGATGACTCACCGGTACTTCCACGGCGTCGTGCCGGAGCGCACCGCGCCCGGCGACGAGGACGTTGCGCTGCTGGAACGTCTCGCAGGAGCTTTCGACGAGGTCGGCGGGCTCATCGAGCAGGTGAAGCTGCGGGCCGCTTTGGCTGTCGCGATGGGAGCCGCCCAGGCGACGAATGCCTACCTCAGCGAGGCCGAGCCATGGCAGACCGCCAAGACCGACCTGGGGCGCACCGGGACGACGCTCAACGTCGCCCTCAACGCGGTGGCGCTCATCGCCACGGTGCTCGCCCCGTTCCTGCCGTTCACGTCGCGGGCGATCCTGCAGGATCTCGGGGTCGACGTTCCGCAAGCCGGGCCGCTGTGGGAACCGGTCGTGATCCATCCGGGGCGGGAGATCGCTCCGCCGCACCCTCTGTTCGCCAAGATAGAGGGGGGCCTCTGA
- a CDS encoding acyltransferase, which translates to MTQTAPARGPAVSDRAGRRATWIDNLRVAIIVGVIGSHVSVIYALDVGWWYEERTASEIAKAVLAGVFAPGLLFGMGLMFFVAGWFTPPAFERKGARRFVIDRLWRLGIPTAVYLFMVNPAMNFFGARAMGEGETIADYFRRTYWDDVELGVAWFMAALLMFSLAYAAWRSRRPVRTEGIVPLRRSDLVNVGIFIAVASFLVRLEFPVLSGEALLTLNLWEYPQMSALFALGVLARERGWLSDVLPSQLRRTCGRAAALGVVLAALVGAGIAITDDPDPFLGGLRFEATLIPLIEATLALGMSLWLIDWFRRRTNRAGALVGGLGRASFVAYLLHVPITILLATALREVVVPAELKFVSVFTLGVVASFGLGWLFTRSRVAGRIL; encoded by the coding sequence ATGACGCAGACGGCACCTGCCCGTGGTCCGGCGGTCTCTGACAGGGCCGGTCGTCGCGCAACTTGGATCGACAACCTGCGGGTTGCGATCATCGTGGGAGTCATCGGCTCGCACGTCAGTGTGATCTACGCCCTCGATGTCGGATGGTGGTACGAGGAGCGAACCGCCAGTGAGATCGCCAAGGCGGTTCTCGCCGGGGTGTTCGCGCCTGGCTTGCTCTTCGGAATGGGCCTGATGTTCTTCGTAGCAGGGTGGTTCACCCCTCCGGCCTTCGAACGCAAGGGTGCTCGTCGCTTCGTCATCGACCGGCTCTGGCGTCTCGGCATCCCCACGGCTGTCTATCTCTTCATGGTCAACCCGGCGATGAACTTCTTCGGCGCCCGGGCGATGGGCGAGGGGGAGACGATCGCCGACTATTTCCGTCGCACCTATTGGGACGACGTCGAGCTTGGCGTGGCCTGGTTCATGGCCGCTCTCCTGATGTTCTCACTCGCCTATGCCGCCTGGCGGTCGCGACGTCCCGTCCGGACTGAGGGCATAGTCCCGCTCCGACGTAGCGATCTGGTGAACGTGGGCATTTTCATCGCCGTGGCGTCGTTTCTTGTGCGCCTCGAGTTCCCGGTACTCAGCGGCGAGGCGCTATTGACGCTGAACCTCTGGGAGTACCCGCAGATGTCCGCGCTCTTCGCGCTCGGCGTCCTCGCTCGAGAGCGGGGCTGGCTGTCCGACGTTCTGCCGTCACAGCTGCGGCGGACCTGCGGGCGGGCCGCCGCCCTCGGTGTCGTCCTTGCCGCGCTCGTGGGCGCTGGCATCGCCATCACCGACGATCCGGATCCCTTCCTCGGGGGGTTGCGGTTCGAGGCGACGCTGATCCCGCTCATCGAAGCCACCCTCGCGCTGGGCATGTCGTTGTGGTTGATCGACTGGTTCCGTCGCCGCACCAACCGTGCAGGCGCGCTGGTGGGTGGCCTCGGGCGAGCGTCCTTCGTCGCCTATCTCCTGCACGTCCCGATTACCATCCTGCTCGCCACAGCCCTGCGAGAAGTCGTAGTCCCAGCCGAACTGAAGTTCGTCAGCGTCTTCACCTTGGGCGTGGTCGCGTCATTCGGCCTCGGATGGCTTTTCACTCGGTCACGAGTCGCAGGGCGGATTCTCTGA